One window from the genome of Gemmatimonadaceae bacterium encodes:
- the lspA gene encoding signal peptidase II, with protein sequence MPRSKAILFWPVLGAVTATDAVTKSLAERLFPLPSLPHEVLGNTVQFTLVYNPGAAFGLNVGGYSRWIFMALTVVALVILARLYAATRDGDLPRTLALALVCGGALGNLIDRLRGGLGVVDFIDIGLRNARWPTFNVADMAVSVGAILLAWVLWSEDREASLAAVASSTAVGHGSAGQAP encoded by the coding sequence ATGCCAAGAAGTAAGGCGATCCTGTTCTGGCCGGTGCTGGGCGCGGTCACCGCCACCGACGCGGTGACCAAGTCGTTGGCCGAACGCCTGTTTCCGCTGCCGAGCCTGCCGCACGAGGTCCTCGGCAACACCGTGCAGTTCACGCTGGTCTACAATCCCGGGGCGGCGTTCGGCCTCAACGTGGGTGGGTATTCGCGCTGGATCTTCATGGCGCTCACCGTCGTCGCGTTGGTCATCCTGGCGCGGTTGTACGCGGCCACCCGCGACGGGGATCTGCCCCGCACATTGGCCCTCGCGCTGGTGTGCGGCGGGGCGCTGGGCAATCTCATCGACCGTCTGCGCGGCGGACTCGGCGTGGTGGATTTCATCGACATCGGGCTCCGCAATGCGCGGTGGCCCACGTTCAACGTGGCCGACATGGCGGTGAGCGTGGGAGCGATCCTGCTGGCGTGGGTACTGTGGTCCGAAGATCGCGAGGCGTCGCTGGCCGCCGTGGCGTCGTCGACCGCGGTGGGGCACGGGTCCGCCGGCCAGGCGCCGTGA
- the lspA gene encoding signal peptidase II has protein sequence MTARMPDAPSSNRRWFWIAAVSIVVLDTITKMLAVRYLTPHVAQDVIGSYGRFTLAYNRGAAFSMSLGRYSRVIFGSFAAIALVVLWQMYRSSGPKERLKVLGLGLAWGGAAGNLLDRLRSGRGVVDFIDLGVGTVRFWTFNVADSGVTIGACLLAVALWIEERQRARAGE, from the coding sequence GTGACCGCGCGCATGCCCGACGCCCCGTCCTCCAATCGCCGGTGGTTCTGGATCGCCGCGGTGAGCATCGTGGTGCTCGACACCATCACCAAGATGCTCGCCGTGCGGTACCTCACGCCGCACGTGGCCCAGGACGTGATCGGCTCGTACGGGCGGTTCACCCTCGCCTACAATCGGGGGGCGGCGTTCAGCATGTCGCTGGGGCGCTATTCGCGCGTGATCTTCGGGAGCTTCGCGGCGATCGCCCTCGTGGTGCTCTGGCAGATGTACCGGTCCAGCGGGCCGAAGGAACGGCTCAAGGTGTTGGGCTTGGGGCTGGCATGGGGGGGCGCGGCGGGCAACCTCCTGGACCGGCTGCGCTCCGGGCGCGGCGTGGTGGATTTCATCGATCTCGGCGTGGGGACGGTGCGGTTCTGGACGTTCAACGTGGCCGACTCGGGCGTGACGATCGGGGCCTGCCTGCTGGCCGTGGCGCTGTGGATCGAGGAGCGTCAGCGCGCGCGGGCCGGTGAGTGA
- a CDS encoding TraR/DksA family transcriptional regulator, which translates to MATKSVNKAKGMSKKQVQHFEKRLLEERKRVLKELGQYDEAFGATPQSADGGLSSYSFHMADQGTDAMEREKAFLFASQEGRFLWHIDEALRRLYRAPESYGLCQSCGNLIGFDRLDALPHARYCIECKQREEDAKK; encoded by the coding sequence ATGGCCACCAAGAGCGTGAACAAGGCGAAGGGGATGTCGAAGAAGCAGGTGCAGCACTTCGAAAAGCGACTCCTCGAAGAGCGCAAACGCGTCCTGAAGGAACTGGGCCAGTACGACGAAGCGTTCGGCGCCACGCCGCAGTCCGCGGACGGGGGGCTCAGCAGCTACTCCTTCCACATGGCCGACCAGGGCACCGACGCCATGGAGCGCGAGAAGGCGTTCCTGTTCGCCAGCCAGGAGGGGCGCTTCCTGTGGCACATCGACGAGGCGCTGCGCCGCCTGTATCGGGCGCCCGAGAGCTACGGGCTGTGCCAGTCGTGCGGCAACCTGATCGGCTTCGACCGCCTCGATGCGCTCCCGCACGCGCGGTACTGCATCGAATGCAAGCAGCGTGAGGAAGATGCCAAGAAGTAA